The following are encoded together in the Triticum dicoccoides isolate Atlit2015 ecotype Zavitan chromosome 6B, WEW_v2.0, whole genome shotgun sequence genome:
- the LOC119326141 gene encoding serine/threonine-protein phosphatase 7 long form homolog, which produces MYREYTNEFDTLTSEQVTWQPYGPRDNFAFIPDFQLNPKCTEESHLWLMRCPLICLYAVEFHLPQRVMTQFGLFQDTPPKWKDTGVALHGLDKMKQKKIKNWESYHDKFIKKWNYVVRVANDNRQVHLQEYDEAAFDKYLRWFLSESRVELCPSAYEEGILEAPTGFEGTANLEYNRLIREGRQTGFAPVINFIRH; this is translated from the exons ATGTACAGGGAGTACACCAATGAGTTTGACACGCTAACCTCTGAGCAG GTGACATGGCAGCCATATGGACCGCGGGACAATTTTGCTTTCATCCCTGATTTCCAGTTGAACCCGAAGTGCACGGAGGAATCACATCTTTGGCTGATGCGGTGCCCATTGATATGCTTATATGCAGTCGAGTTCCACCTTCCACAACGTGTGATGACCCAATTTGGGTTATTTCAGGATACACCGCCGAAGTGGAAGGACACAGGTGTCGCGCTTCACGG CTTGGACAAAATGAAGCAGAAGAAGATCAAGAACTGGGAGTCATATCATGACAAGTTCATCAAGAAATGGAATTACGTCGTGAGGGTGGCTAATGATAACCGACAAGTACATCTCCAAGAGTACGATGAAGCTGCATTTGACAAATATCTTCGTTGGTTTCTTAGCGAGTCCCGTGTTGAGTTATGCCCGTCTGCTTATGAGGAGGGCATATTGGAGGCGCCCACAGGTTTTGAAGGGACTGCCAACCTTGAGTACAACAGGCTCATCAGAGAGGGCAGACAAACCGGATTCGCTCCTGTGATCAACTTTATT CGCCACTGA